The following coding sequences are from one Mustela lutreola isolate mMusLut2 chromosome 5, mMusLut2.pri, whole genome shotgun sequence window:
- the LOC131832149 gene encoding histidine--tRNA ligase, mitochondrial isoform X1 has translation MPSFGLRHRRAWASLLSQLLRPSGLVCIREVHFHSQVSEAVITSQLKPHQEKSNFIIKTPKGTRDLSPQQMVIREKILDMVVGCFKRHGAKRLDTPAFELKEMLTEKYGEDSGLIYDLKDQGGELLSLRYDLTVPFARYLAMNKVKRMKRYHVGKVWRRESPTIVQGRYREFCQCDFDIAGQFDPMIPDAECLKIMCEILSGLQLGDFLIKANRDCSCFEGKHMDKGLGLFPLSSQVNDRRILDGMLAVCGVPESKFHAICSSIDKLDKISWNDVRHEMVAKKGLAPEVADRIGDYVQCHGGVSLIEEMLQDSRLSQNKQALEGLGDLKLLFEYLTLFGIAEKISFDLSLARGLDYYTGVIYEAVLLQTPAQSEESLNVGSVAAGGRYDGLVGMFDPKGHKVPCVGLSIGVERIFTILEQRIKTSGQKIRTTETQVFVATPQKNFLHERLKLISELWDAGIKAELLYKNNPKLLTQLHYCEHMGIPLVVIIGEQELKEGVIKLRSVASREEVAIKRESLVTEIQKRLSES, from the exons ATGCCCTCGTTCGGACTCCGGCACAGGAGGGCCTGGGCTTCACTGTTGAGCCAGCTCCTGCGACCGTCCGGTCTTGTGTGCATCAGGGAGGTACATTTTCATAGTCAG GTTTCAGAGGCAGTGATAACGTCCCAACTGAAACCACATcaagaaaaatcaaattttattattaagaCACCAAAG GGCACCAGAGATCTTAGTCCCCAGCAGATGGTTATAAGGGAGAAAATTCTTGATATGGTGGTTGGCTGCTTTAAACGTCACGGAGCAAAGAGATTAGATACTCCAGCATTTGAACTTAAg GAAATGCTCACTGAGAAGTATGGAGAGGACTCTGGGCTAATCTATGATCTGAAGGATCAAGGTGGAGAGCTGTTGTCCCTGCGCTATGACCTTACT GTTCCTTTTGCTCGTTATCTTGCTATGAATAAAGTGAAGAGGATGAAACGCTACCATGTTGGAAAGGTGTGGCGGCGAGAGAGCCCAACCATAGTCCAAGGTCGCTACAGGGAGTTCTGCCAGTGT GATTTTGACATTGCTGGTCAGTTTGACCCTATGATCCCCGATGCAGAGTGCTTAAAGATTATGTGTGAAATCCTAAGTGGGTTGCAGTTGGGGGACTTTCTCATTAAG GCTAACAGGGACTGCTCTTGTTTTGAGGGAAAGCACATGGACAAGGGACTGGGGTTATTTCCACTGAGTTCACAGGTCAATGATCGGCGGATTTTGGATGGGATGTTGGCTGTCTGTGGTGTTCCTGAAAGCAAGTTCCATGCCATCTGCTCCTCAATAGACAAACTAGACAAG ATATCGTGGAATGATGTAAGACACGAGATGGTGGCAAAGAAAGGCCTGGCTCCTGAAGTGGCTGATAGAATTGGTGACTATGTTCAATGTCATG GTGGGGTATCCTTAATAGAGGAAATGTTGCAGGATTCTAGACTATCCCAGAACAAGCAGGCCCTAGAGGGCTTGGGGGACTTGAAGCTGCTATTTGAATACCTGACTTTATTTGGAATTGCTGAGAAG ATCTCTTTTGACCTAAGCCTAGCTCGGGGACTGGACTACTATACTGGAGTGATCTACGAAGCAGTGCTACTACAGACCCCAGCTCAGTCTGAGGAGTCCCTCAATGTGGGCAGTGTGGCTGCTGGTGGACGCTATGATGGGTTGGTGGGCATGTTTGACCCCAAGGGCCACAAAGTGCCGTGTGTGGGGCTCAGTATTGGGGTGGAGCGAATCTTCACCATTTTGGAACAGAGGATAAAG ACTTCTGGTCAGAAGATACGGACCACAGAGACCCAAGTGTTTGTGGCTACACCACAGAAGAACTTTCTTCATGAACGGTTGAAGCTAATTTCAGAGCTttgggatgctgggatcaag GCAGAGCTGCTGTATAAGAACAACCCGAAACTACTAACTCAACTGCACTACTGTGAGCACATGGGCATTCCATTGGTAGTCATTATTGGTGAGCAAGAACTTAAAGAAGGCGTAATCAAACTTCGTTCAGTGGCCAGCAGggaggag
- the LOC131832149 gene encoding histidine--tRNA ligase, mitochondrial isoform X2 translates to MPSFGLRHRRAWASLLSQLLRPSGLVCIREVHFHSQVSEAVITSQLKPHQEKSNFIIKTPKGTRDLSPQQMVIREKILDMVVGCFKRHGAKRLDTPAFELKEMLTEKYGEDSGLIYDLKDQGGELLSLRYDLTVPFARYLAMNKVKRMKRYHVGKVWRRESPTIVQGRYREFCQCDFDIAGQFDPMIPDAECLKIMCEILSGLQLGDFLIKGKHMDKGLGLFPLSSQVNDRRILDGMLAVCGVPESKFHAICSSIDKLDKISWNDVRHEMVAKKGLAPEVADRIGDYVQCHGGVSLIEEMLQDSRLSQNKQALEGLGDLKLLFEYLTLFGIAEKISFDLSLARGLDYYTGVIYEAVLLQTPAQSEESLNVGSVAAGGRYDGLVGMFDPKGHKVPCVGLSIGVERIFTILEQRIKTSGQKIRTTETQVFVATPQKNFLHERLKLISELWDAGIKAELLYKNNPKLLTQLHYCEHMGIPLVVIIGEQELKEGVIKLRSVASREEVAIKRESLVTEIQKRLSES, encoded by the exons ATGCCCTCGTTCGGACTCCGGCACAGGAGGGCCTGGGCTTCACTGTTGAGCCAGCTCCTGCGACCGTCCGGTCTTGTGTGCATCAGGGAGGTACATTTTCATAGTCAG GTTTCAGAGGCAGTGATAACGTCCCAACTGAAACCACATcaagaaaaatcaaattttattattaagaCACCAAAG GGCACCAGAGATCTTAGTCCCCAGCAGATGGTTATAAGGGAGAAAATTCTTGATATGGTGGTTGGCTGCTTTAAACGTCACGGAGCAAAGAGATTAGATACTCCAGCATTTGAACTTAAg GAAATGCTCACTGAGAAGTATGGAGAGGACTCTGGGCTAATCTATGATCTGAAGGATCAAGGTGGAGAGCTGTTGTCCCTGCGCTATGACCTTACT GTTCCTTTTGCTCGTTATCTTGCTATGAATAAAGTGAAGAGGATGAAACGCTACCATGTTGGAAAGGTGTGGCGGCGAGAGAGCCCAACCATAGTCCAAGGTCGCTACAGGGAGTTCTGCCAGTGT GATTTTGACATTGCTGGTCAGTTTGACCCTATGATCCCCGATGCAGAGTGCTTAAAGATTATGTGTGAAATCCTAAGTGGGTTGCAGTTGGGGGACTTTCTCATTAAG GGAAAGCACATGGACAAGGGACTGGGGTTATTTCCACTGAGTTCACAGGTCAATGATCGGCGGATTTTGGATGGGATGTTGGCTGTCTGTGGTGTTCCTGAAAGCAAGTTCCATGCCATCTGCTCCTCAATAGACAAACTAGACAAG ATATCGTGGAATGATGTAAGACACGAGATGGTGGCAAAGAAAGGCCTGGCTCCTGAAGTGGCTGATAGAATTGGTGACTATGTTCAATGTCATG GTGGGGTATCCTTAATAGAGGAAATGTTGCAGGATTCTAGACTATCCCAGAACAAGCAGGCCCTAGAGGGCTTGGGGGACTTGAAGCTGCTATTTGAATACCTGACTTTATTTGGAATTGCTGAGAAG ATCTCTTTTGACCTAAGCCTAGCTCGGGGACTGGACTACTATACTGGAGTGATCTACGAAGCAGTGCTACTACAGACCCCAGCTCAGTCTGAGGAGTCCCTCAATGTGGGCAGTGTGGCTGCTGGTGGACGCTATGATGGGTTGGTGGGCATGTTTGACCCCAAGGGCCACAAAGTGCCGTGTGTGGGGCTCAGTATTGGGGTGGAGCGAATCTTCACCATTTTGGAACAGAGGATAAAG ACTTCTGGTCAGAAGATACGGACCACAGAGACCCAAGTGTTTGTGGCTACACCACAGAAGAACTTTCTTCATGAACGGTTGAAGCTAATTTCAGAGCTttgggatgctgggatcaag GCAGAGCTGCTGTATAAGAACAACCCGAAACTACTAACTCAACTGCACTACTGTGAGCACATGGGCATTCCATTGGTAGTCATTATTGGTGAGCAAGAACTTAAAGAAGGCGTAATCAAACTTCGTTCAGTGGCCAGCAGggaggag
- the LOC131832149 gene encoding histidine--tRNA ligase, mitochondrial isoform X3 has protein sequence MPSFGLRHRRAWASLLSQLLRPSGLVCIREVHFHSQVSEAVITSQLKPHQEKSNFIIKTPKGTRDLSPQQMVIREKILDMVVGCFKRHGAKRLDTPAFELKEMLTEKYGEDSGLIYDLKDQGGELLSLRYDLTVPFARYLAMNKVKRMKRYHVGKVWRRESPTIVQGRYREFCQCDFDIAGQFDPMIPDAECLKIMCEILSGLQLGDFLIKVNDRRILDGMLAVCGVPESKFHAICSSIDKLDKISWNDVRHEMVAKKGLAPEVADRIGDYVQCHGGVSLIEEMLQDSRLSQNKQALEGLGDLKLLFEYLTLFGIAEKISFDLSLARGLDYYTGVIYEAVLLQTPAQSEESLNVGSVAAGGRYDGLVGMFDPKGHKVPCVGLSIGVERIFTILEQRIKTSGQKIRTTETQVFVATPQKNFLHERLKLISELWDAGIKAELLYKNNPKLLTQLHYCEHMGIPLVVIIGEQELKEGVIKLRSVASREEVAIKRESLVTEIQKRLSES, from the exons ATGCCCTCGTTCGGACTCCGGCACAGGAGGGCCTGGGCTTCACTGTTGAGCCAGCTCCTGCGACCGTCCGGTCTTGTGTGCATCAGGGAGGTACATTTTCATAGTCAG GTTTCAGAGGCAGTGATAACGTCCCAACTGAAACCACATcaagaaaaatcaaattttattattaagaCACCAAAG GGCACCAGAGATCTTAGTCCCCAGCAGATGGTTATAAGGGAGAAAATTCTTGATATGGTGGTTGGCTGCTTTAAACGTCACGGAGCAAAGAGATTAGATACTCCAGCATTTGAACTTAAg GAAATGCTCACTGAGAAGTATGGAGAGGACTCTGGGCTAATCTATGATCTGAAGGATCAAGGTGGAGAGCTGTTGTCCCTGCGCTATGACCTTACT GTTCCTTTTGCTCGTTATCTTGCTATGAATAAAGTGAAGAGGATGAAACGCTACCATGTTGGAAAGGTGTGGCGGCGAGAGAGCCCAACCATAGTCCAAGGTCGCTACAGGGAGTTCTGCCAGTGT GATTTTGACATTGCTGGTCAGTTTGACCCTATGATCCCCGATGCAGAGTGCTTAAAGATTATGTGTGAAATCCTAAGTGGGTTGCAGTTGGGGGACTTTCTCATTAAG GTCAATGATCGGCGGATTTTGGATGGGATGTTGGCTGTCTGTGGTGTTCCTGAAAGCAAGTTCCATGCCATCTGCTCCTCAATAGACAAACTAGACAAG ATATCGTGGAATGATGTAAGACACGAGATGGTGGCAAAGAAAGGCCTGGCTCCTGAAGTGGCTGATAGAATTGGTGACTATGTTCAATGTCATG GTGGGGTATCCTTAATAGAGGAAATGTTGCAGGATTCTAGACTATCCCAGAACAAGCAGGCCCTAGAGGGCTTGGGGGACTTGAAGCTGCTATTTGAATACCTGACTTTATTTGGAATTGCTGAGAAG ATCTCTTTTGACCTAAGCCTAGCTCGGGGACTGGACTACTATACTGGAGTGATCTACGAAGCAGTGCTACTACAGACCCCAGCTCAGTCTGAGGAGTCCCTCAATGTGGGCAGTGTGGCTGCTGGTGGACGCTATGATGGGTTGGTGGGCATGTTTGACCCCAAGGGCCACAAAGTGCCGTGTGTGGGGCTCAGTATTGGGGTGGAGCGAATCTTCACCATTTTGGAACAGAGGATAAAG ACTTCTGGTCAGAAGATACGGACCACAGAGACCCAAGTGTTTGTGGCTACACCACAGAAGAACTTTCTTCATGAACGGTTGAAGCTAATTTCAGAGCTttgggatgctgggatcaag GCAGAGCTGCTGTATAAGAACAACCCGAAACTACTAACTCAACTGCACTACTGTGAGCACATGGGCATTCCATTGGTAGTCATTATTGGTGAGCAAGAACTTAAAGAAGGCGTAATCAAACTTCGTTCAGTGGCCAGCAGggaggag